In Carbonactinospora thermoautotrophica, the genomic stretch GCTTGGCCAGGCGCACCGAGTCCTCGATGTTCCAGCCGCCCTCGTCGACCCAGTCGATGGCGGAGATGCGGACGAAGAGGGGCTTGTCGTCCGGCCACACCGCGCGGACCGCGTCGACGGTCTCCAGGTGCCAGCGCACCCGGTTCTCGAAGTCGCCGCCGTACTCGTCGGTACGCGTGTTGACCAGCGGCGAATACAGCTGGTGGGCCAGGTATCCGTGCGCGAAGTGCAGCTCGACCACGTCGAACCCGCTGTCCAGGGCCCGCTCCGCCGCGGCGGCGAACGCGCGGGTGATCTCACGCAGCTCCGCCGCGGACAGCGGCCGGGGCGCGGCCAAGTCGCCGAACGGCTCAGCGGTCGGCCCGACCGGCTGCCAGCCGCCCTCTTCGGGGGGAACGTTGAAGTTGCCGAGCCACGGCTGGGCGGTCGACGCCTTGCGGCCGGCGTGAGCGAGCTGGATGCCCACAGGGCGGTCCTGACTGTGGATGAAGTCGACGATGCGCCGCCAGGCAGCCGCCTGCTCGTCGTTCCAGATCCCGGTGTCCTGCGGGCTGATCCGGCCCTCGGGGGTAACGGCGGTCGCCTCGGTCATGATGAATCCGGCGCCGCCGAGCACGAACTGGCCGAGATGGACCAGGTGCCAGTCGTTGGGAATGCCGTCGGTGGCCGAGTACTGGCACATCGGCGACACCCAGACGCGGTTGGGGATGGTCAAGTCCCGGAGTCTCAGCGGTTTGAAGATCGCGCTCATGCCGAATGGCAACATTTTTACGGGCATCCCACATTCCCGGCGCCGGGCGCGCGCCCAGGTGCGCAGCCCGCGAAAGCCCACCCGGTGTCCTTCGGACAAGCCCCCAGGCTCGGTGGATCCGCCCGCTACCGGCGGACCGCGCCGGTGACCATCCAGGCGGTGCCGGACGCGCGCACGCCGAGCGTGACGAGCCGGGCGACCATCCACAGGCCCATCGCCCACCACAGCGAGGCCAGCGTGCCGCCGAAGGCCAGCACCGCCCAAGCGGCGGGCAGGAACACGGCTGTGGTGAGCACGGCGGCCACGGCGAGGAACCGGCCGTCACCCGCGCCGATCAACACCCCGTCCAGGACGAACACCGCGCCGGACACCGGCTGGAGCACCGCCATCACGACCACGGCCGCCGCGAGGGCCGCCCGCACCGCGGCGTCCTCGGTGAACAGCGGGACGTACGCCGGGCGCGCCACCACCAGGAGCAGGCCGAGCCCCACGCCGGAGGCCACGCCCCACTCGACCATCCGCCGGGTCGCCTCCCGGGTGCCGGCCACGTCCCCCGCACCGAGGTAGCGGCCCACGATCGCCTGGCCGGCGATCGCCACGGCGTCCAGCGCCAGCGCGGTCATCGTCCACAGGTTGGCCGCGATCTGGTGCCCGGCCAGGGCCACGTTGCCGAGCCGGGCGGCGACCGCGGTGGCCACGACCAGAACGACCCGCAGGGACAGGGTGCGGATCACCAGCGGAACGCCGGCTGCCATCGCCTGCCGCACTCCCGGCCAGTCCGGGCGCAGGCTCGCCCCGTGGCGGCGGGCGCCGCGTACCACCACGACCAGGTACGCGGCCGCCATGCCGGTCTGGGCTAGCACCGTGCCGAGCGCCGAGCCGGCGACGCCGAGCCCGGCGGGGTACACCAGCAGCGCGTTGAGCGCGGCGTTCACGGTGAACCCGACGACCGCGACGAGAAGCGGGGTGCGCGTGTCCTGCAGGCCGCGCAGCACCCCGGTCGCGGCGAGCACGACGAGCATGCCGGGCACGCCAAGGAGGCTGATGCGCAAGTACTGCTCGGCGTACGGGACCGCGCTGGGCGCCGGACCGAACAGTGCGACGATCCGCGGGG encodes the following:
- a CDS encoding NADH:flavin oxidoreductase/NADH oxidase, whose amino-acid sequence is MSAIFKPLRLRDLTIPNRVWVSPMCQYSATDGIPNDWHLVHLGQFVLGGAGFIMTEATAVTPEGRISPQDTGIWNDEQAAAWRRIVDFIHSQDRPVGIQLAHAGRKASTAQPWLGNFNVPPEEGGWQPVGPTAEPFGDLAAPRPLSAAELREITRAFAAAAERALDSGFDVVELHFAHGYLAHQLYSPLVNTRTDEYGGDFENRVRWHLETVDAVRAVWPDDKPLFVRISAIDWVDEGGWNIEDSVRLAKLLAEHGVDLIDVSSGGAVPYARIQRRPNYQVPFAQEIRAQTGVPVSAVGMITEPEQAEEIVASGSADAVMLARALMRDPRWPERAAQALGARLDRPVKDRQYHLAYPA
- a CDS encoding MATE family efflux transporter, whose amino-acid sequence is MQTVPSPSLRRFLPAARHPHDREIWRLALPAFGALVAEPLFLLVDSAIVGHLGTPQLAGLGVAATALGTLAYVCVFLAYGTTAGVARQLGAGNVAAAIRQGLDGIWLATVLGFAILAVGAALTPRIVALFGPAPSAVPYAEQYLRISLLGVPGMLVVLAATGVLRGLQDTRTPLLVAVVGFTVNAALNALLVYPAGLGVAGSALGTVLAQTGMAAAYLVVVVRGARRHGASLRPDWPGVRQAMAAGVPLVIRTLSLRVVLVVATAVAARLGNVALAGHQIAANLWTMTALALDAVAIAGQAIVGRYLGAGDVAGTREATRRMVEWGVASGVGLGLLLVVARPAYVPLFTEDAAVRAALAAAVVVMAVLQPVSGAVFVLDGVLIGAGDGRFLAVAAVLTTAVFLPAAWAVLAFGGTLASLWWAMGLWMVARLVTLGVRASGTAWMVTGAVRR